One stretch of Candidatus Bathyarchaeota archaeon DNA includes these proteins:
- the rrp42 gene encoding exosome complex protein Rrp42, with product MSYTPHKSPIANLEEKNILDLLKQDKRIDGRGLTEYRELRIEPNIIEKANGSARVTLGKTQVIAGVKVEVGEPFPDTPNEGALSVNAELSPIAHPSFESGPPGEGAIELARVVDRSIRESNAIDREKLCIESGRKVFVVFIDLNIMDHDGNLIDASTLAALVALLSSKINEYELKDGEIIYKSEQKPLPVNDCPIAITFAKLGETLVLDPCLREEAIMKSRFTVGVNEKGSICAMQKGGLGEFNIDEIKETTKLATEKSQETRKKISEVMKNAKN from the coding sequence ATGTCATATACACCACACAAGTCACCTATTGCTAACCTAGAAGAGAAGAATATTTTAGATCTTCTAAAGCAAGATAAAAGAATTGACGGTAGAGGTTTAACAGAATACCGAGAATTGAGGATTGAACCGAATATAATAGAAAAAGCAAACGGTTCTGCTCGAGTGACTTTAGGCAAAACGCAAGTTATTGCTGGGGTGAAAGTAGAGGTAGGAGAACCCTTTCCTGATACTCCAAATGAGGGAGCTCTTTCTGTTAATGCAGAACTTTCCCCTATAGCACATCCTTCTTTCGAATCTGGTCCACCTGGGGAAGGAGCTATTGAATTAGCTAGGGTTGTAGATCGAAGCATTAGAGAATCAAATGCTATTGATCGAGAAAAACTATGCATAGAATCAGGAAGGAAGGTATTTGTTGTATTTATTGACTTAAATATTATGGATCATGATGGAAATCTTATCGATGCATCAACCTTAGCAGCGTTAGTCGCTCTATTAAGTTCAAAGATAAATGAATATGAGTTGAAAGATGGAGAAATAATTTATAAATCAGAACAGAAACCATTACCGGTAAATGATTGCCCTATTGCGATAACATTCGCCAAACTTGGTGAAACTTTAGTATTGGATCCATGTTTGAGAGAAGAAGCGATTATGAAATCTAGATTTACTGTAGGAGTCAATGAAAAGGGATCTATATGTGCCATGCAAAAGGGAGGTCTTGGCGAATTTAATATTGATGAAATAAAAGAAACTACAAAGTTAGCTACAGAGAAATCCCA
- the rrp4 gene encoding exosome complex RNA-binding protein Rrp4, whose translation MSLIVEKRTLVIPGQLIAEGDFVPGDNVYKRGDKIYSLRLGVFELVNKKPTVVPLKGFYFPQVGDIVIGQIKSAEVFGWIVEIYSPYSALLQSMDRSKYRRYEKETRKEIRVGDLIKAKIVASDRSRDPLLTIQEKGLGVISSGKVVRISPPKVPRLIGKEGSMINMLKKETSCKIFISHNGVVLFSGPSENEEKLALWAIKRIEAEAHTSGLTERISEDIRNARKKGDLNFES comes from the coding sequence ATGTCCCTTATAGTAGAGAAGAGAACACTTGTTATTCCAGGGCAATTGATAGCTGAAGGGGACTTTGTTCCGGGAGACAATGTGTATAAAAGAGGAGATAAAATTTATTCACTAAGGCTAGGAGTTTTTGAGCTAGTAAATAAAAAACCAACTGTTGTGCCTTTAAAAGGATTTTATTTTCCTCAAGTAGGAGATATTGTTATAGGTCAAATCAAAAGTGCTGAGGTCTTTGGGTGGATAGTTGAAATTTACTCACCTTATTCGGCTCTTCTTCAATCAATGGACAGAAGCAAATATAGGCGATATGAAAAAGAGACCAGAAAAGAAATTCGAGTAGGTGACTTAATTAAAGCAAAGATAGTTGCATCTGATAGATCTAGAGATCCTCTTTTAACTATCCAAGAGAAGGGTTTGGGAGTAATATCCTCAGGTAAAGTTGTAAGGATATCCCCTCCAAAAGTCCCAAGATTGATAGGAAAAGAGGGGTCAATGATAAATATGCTTAAGAAAGAGACTTCCTGTAAAATTTTCATAAGCCATAATGGGGTCGTCTTATTTTCTGGGCCTTCTGAAAACGAAGAAAAATTAGCTTTATGGGCGATAAAGAGGATTGAAGCTGAAGCTCATACTAGTGGATTGACCGAAAGAATATCAGAAGATATAAGAAACGCTCGCAAAAAAGGAGATTTGAATTTTGAATCTTAA
- the rrp41 gene encoding exosome complex exonuclease Rrp41, protein MNLNEIPEKLIDEKGLRIDGRKLDKLRPIKLEVGVLNNASGSAYVEQGRNKLVVGVYGPRETHPKHMIIAGRAVVKCRYRMTPFSTEERKSPAPSRREMEISKVIREALEPAIMSEYYPRTSIDIFIEILQSDGGTRCASVIGAALALADAGIPMKDIISSCSFGKAGGKIILDLSDAEDKYGEADVPVAIMPNFNYITLLQMDGELTIDEFNKGLDMVMKACMEIHDLQKEALKQKYTQNDK, encoded by the coding sequence TTGAATCTTAATGAAATTCCCGAGAAGTTAATAGATGAAAAAGGTTTAAGAATCGATGGAAGAAAATTGGATAAACTCAGACCAATCAAATTGGAGGTCGGAGTCTTAAATAATGCTAGTGGTTCAGCATATGTTGAGCAAGGTAGAAATAAACTCGTAGTTGGAGTTTATGGTCCAAGGGAAACACATCCTAAACATATGATAATTGCAGGTAGGGCGGTAGTTAAATGCAGATATCGTATGACTCCATTTTCTACTGAGGAAAGAAAAAGTCCTGCTCCTTCAAGAAGAGAGATGGAAATTTCAAAAGTTATTAGAGAAGCTTTAGAGCCTGCAATCATGTCTGAATATTACCCTAGAACTAGTATAGATATTTTTATTGAAATACTCCAATCAGATGGAGGCACAAGATGCGCATCAGTTATTGGTGCTGCTTTAGCTTTAGCAGATGCTGGTATACCTATGAAGGACATAATATCTTCTTGTTCTTTTGGTAAGGCTGGTGGGAAAATAATTTTAGATTTATCTGATGCCGAAGATAAATATGGTGAAGCTGATGTACCTGTTGCTATTATGCCGAATTTCAATTACATAACCTTATTACAAATGGATGGGGAGTTGACAATTGATGAATTTAACAAAGGTTTGGACATGGTAATGAAAGCTTGCATGGAAATTCATGATTTACAAAAGGAAGCCTTGAAACAAAAATACACTCAAAACGATAAATAA
- the psmA gene encoding archaeal proteasome endopeptidase complex subunit alpha, with translation MSMFTAPGAYDRAITVFSPDGRLFQVEYASETVKRGATVLGISSPEGVVLAAEERISSKLQDPSFMWKIFQIDEHIGVAVAGLSCDAHVLVDQARIYSQSNRMMYDEAIDVEILTRKIGEIEQMYTQHGGVRPFGISLIFAGIDKKGSRIFWTDPSGAYLAYKAWAIGSGGEAANEILEAEYRDDITLEEAIVLALKCMAKILEGKINPQKVRMAIIPSDTKKFKKLSSEEIDKYLKKFDSAKKAASK, from the coding sequence ATGTCTATGTTTACTGCACCAGGCGCATATGATCGTGCGATTACTGTTTTCTCACCAGATGGAAGACTTTTTCAAGTTGAATATGCATCTGAAACCGTTAAAAGAGGAGCTACTGTTCTAGGTATATCTTCACCAGAAGGAGTTGTTCTTGCTGCAGAAGAGAGAATATCTTCTAAATTACAGGATCCTTCATTTATGTGGAAAATATTTCAGATTGATGAGCATATCGGTGTTGCTGTAGCCGGACTCAGTTGTGACGCTCATGTATTAGTCGATCAGGCTAGAATATACTCCCAAAGCAATAGGATGATGTACGACGAAGCAATTGATGTCGAGATATTGACTAGAAAGATAGGAGAAATCGAGCAGATGTACACTCAACACGGTGGTGTGAGGCCCTTCGGCATTTCATTAATTTTTGCTGGTATCGATAAGAAAGGGAGCAGAATATTTTGGACTGATCCAAGCGGTGCATACCTAGCCTACAAAGCTTGGGCTATAGGTTCTGGAGGAGAGGCTGCAAATGAAATTCTTGAGGCAGAATATCGTGATGATATTACATTGGAAGAAGCAATAGTCCTTGCCTTGAAATGCATGGCAAAAATTCTAGAAGGGAAGATCAATCCTCAAAAAGTAAGAATGGCTATTATACCCTCAGATACAAAGAAATTTAAAAAATTATCAAGCGAGGAGATTGATAAATATCTGAAAAAATTTGACTCTGCCAAAAAGGCTGCTTCGAAATGA
- a CDS encoding ribosome assembly factor SBDS translates to MSDKYTTARINIGGEKFEIILKPDLAFDCKMGKEIPISKILLIEEIYSDAGKGSRVSSEKLQEAFSTTDVLKIAEEILKSGELQITTEQKRKLIEDKRKQIIAFISRNCLDPRTGAPHPPLRVEQAMSQVKMPIDPFKGVEEQSKLFIEQLRTIIPIKMEKMQVAVKIFPEYAGKAYGMVKELGNVVKEEWLLDGSWAAIVEMPAGIYSSFVDKLGKATQGTVQTKILK, encoded by the coding sequence ATGAGTGATAAATATACAACGGCAAGAATCAATATTGGCGGAGAAAAATTTGAGATTATACTAAAGCCCGATCTGGCTTTTGATTGTAAAATGGGGAAAGAGATTCCGATATCCAAGATTCTATTAATAGAGGAAATATACTCAGACGCGGGAAAAGGAAGTAGAGTTTCTAGTGAGAAACTACAAGAAGCCTTTAGCACGACTGATGTACTTAAAATCGCTGAAGAGATCTTAAAAAGCGGAGAACTGCAAATAACTACTGAACAAAAAAGAAAACTAATCGAAGATAAACGAAAGCAGATAATAGCTTTTATTTCAAGAAATTGTCTAGACCCTAGAACTGGAGCTCCACACCCTCCATTAAGAGTAGAGCAGGCTATGTCTCAAGTCAAAATGCCCATAGATCCTTTTAAGGGAGTTGAGGAACAATCAAAGCTATTTATCGAACAATTGAGGACTATTATTCCTATTAAAATGGAAAAAATGCAGGTTGCTGTAAAAATATTTCCTGAATATGCAGGTAAAGCTTATGGAATGGTAAAGGAATTGGGTAATGTAGTAAAAGAGGAATGGCTTTTGGATGGATCATGGGCTGCAATAGTGGAAATGCCTGCAGGTATTTATTCCTCCTTCGTCGATAAATTGGGTAAGGCTACGCAAGGAACTGTCCAAACCAAAATATTGAAATAA